The sequence CCAAGCTATACCAGTAGGGCTCATCTAATTCACGTATGTCATTTAGTAAATGCTCAGTAACCTCTAGTCCTTTTGTGAGGCAAATTAGACTATCAACATCCCAGGCCTGAAGCCCTTTGTTGCTGTTTCTGAGGTGGTACTGTTTTCTCATAATGCCTAACGTCTTAGTATTTATGCGCTGCGCTGTTTGCAGGGCATAAATCGCTTGTTGGACTTGGCCGCTGCCACATCCATGTCAATTGGTATAAATGATGCTATAGGAATTTGTTTTTTTGCGGTAGCGGTTTTTTATACAGTTTGGAGGGTAATCACTTGATATCGTTTTTGCTTTCTCATTCTTTTACACTCACTTCTGACTGATTGTTGACCTTGGTTGACAGCATTTTGGCCCCAGATTCAGGCTGACACTCATACCCTATCCCCTCATCGGCTTAACCCCATAAGGCTGGCTGCTTTTCGCTGTCGGTTACGCTACGTCTTGAGGGCGTGGTTATCCTGACATACGTACTGGCTGACCTTGGCTGTTTATCATCACTACCGACTGCGGTCTTATCAACCCAATAAACTGCAAATGACCTAACTAGCATTGCGGACATGACCACAAACAGTCCTTCTTAACCAAAGGACTCGCCAATACCACCTGCGGCTTACGTAGTTGCCGCAGGATGAGCGCCAGCTTTTTGCGGCGGCAAGCATTGGCAAGAAAACCAAAATGTCTCACTCGCATCAGCCCTTTGGGCAACACATGCAGTAAATAACGGCGGATAAACTCATCACAGCTTAGCCACATTTGCTTATGCTGCTGACCGTCACGATAGTCTTTGTAGTTAAAACGGACATGGTCTGCGGTCACTTCTGCAATTCTTGATTCATGCAACATGCCTTTACGGGTATAACGCCCAAGGTATTCCACCACGGTTTCGGCGCGGCTTAGACACGCTTTGCTGTAAACACACCACGGCTTTGCCATTAAGGTTTCAGCCGCTGGAATAGCCAGCTCATGTTGTCGCAGTGCCCGTAATAGCTTAGCCCGATACACGGTGGACAAGGCTTTAACCGGAAACAGATAATCCGTTTTCACGCCATGCCAATCTCCCGCTGACGTCACCACCCCACCAGGGATTAAGCAATGCAAGTGGATATGTTGACTCAAGGTCTGCCCCCACGTGTGCAGCACCATAGTGCAACCCAATTGACCCTGAAGGTGTTTCCGTTTCATGCCAAACTGCGCCAGCGTCTGCCACACCGATTCAAACAACGCGCTATAGAGCGGCTTGGCAGCATAGTGCGCCAAGATGTTCAACTCGTGGGGTAAGGTAAAAACCAAATGGAAATAGCGGCAAGGCAAGACTTGCGCCTGCTGCGTAGCAATCCACGCTTGCGTCTGCCTTCCCTGACAACGAGGGCAATGCCGGTCACCACAGGAGCAACACACCTGCTGCTCATACTGGCAAGTATCACAACGCCAGTGCTGCATCCCTAAGGTTTGCGTGCGACACTGTTGAATATGCTGGCAGACCAAAGCTTGCTGCTCGGTCAGTTTATGCTGCTGTTGATAGTGGGCTAAGTGCTGCTGAAGGATATCGCTTAAATGGTAGGAGGTTGCCATGCATTTCCCCCAAGACTTGCTAGCAAGTCACAGCCTTGATGACCTAATTCCGGCGACCAATGCAAGTAGCGTTCAGTAGACTTGATACTGTGATGCCCAAGCTGAGCCTGTAATTGATGAAGTGGCATACCCGCTTGTAATTGATGGGTTGCATAAGCATGCCTTAGGCTGTGTGGACTGCATGGCTTAGTGATACTCGCTAAGCGGGCCGCCTTCGCTAACGCTTTACGAAAGGTCGACTCATGCAGCGGATAAACCACATCATGATAGGTCGAGGCAAACAACCATTCGACGGGATGATACGCTTGCCAATACTGACGCAACAGGATGAGTAAAGTCGGTGAGAGTATCACCCAGCGGTCGCAGGCACCCTTGCCTTGACACACTTTGAGTAACTGCCGCTGCCCATCGATATCAGCAACCTTAATATGGGTTAACTCACTGACACGCAAACCACAACCATAACACAGCGCCAACATAGCGCGTTGTTTCAGGTTTTGACAGTGGTACAGCAGTGCCGCGATATCTTGGCAACTAAGCAATTGCGGCAGTTTGTGCGGACGTTTCGGTAAACTTAGCTGAATCGTAAAGTCACGTTTTAGGACATGTTCATAGAAAAAATGAATGCCATTAAGCTGTAACTTTAAAGTAGCTCTGGAATGATGCCGCTCAAGATTTAAGTAACGGAAATAAGCCGTAAGCTGCTCATCCGTAATGTTATCGAGCGGTTGGTTTGCATAGTGCTGAAGTTGGGTGATGGCATACAAATAAGCGTTACGCGTTCGGGCCGAGTAACCACGTAAACTAATCTCATCATGGAATTGTTGCAGAAGTGATGACATGGTAGACCTCCTAGGTAAGGGATTATCCCTAGGAGTAAGTGTGGAGCAGCGGTTCGCTTTAGGCTCCGCGCAGCGGCTTAGTTCAACATTTTATTCGTGCGCATGCGCGTTTACCTCATTAGACCAGTGAAAACGCGCACAGTTAACTATCTGTATGCAAAGAACTTATCAGCTTTTTATCAAATACACCATCCCGGAAAACGCGCATGCGCGTTTTTCAAACCTATTAACTAAAAGTAAGTCACTATAGTTAATTGATTTTATGGAATTTTATTTATTGCGGTTAGAGTTAGTGCGCACTGTTATTGCCTTAAAATCATACTAAAACACCTAAATTTAATACGACTGTATACCCATATATTGTTTGCCGATTTATGGTAGGACCAAACATTGGTAAAAACATAAGAATTTTTATGGTAACAGGAGTGGGAATTTTCGATTGAGCTAACGAGCCAAAACACGGAATGAGCCAATATCTTTTTAGCTGAACGAACAGCGAGAGGGCTAGTTAGGATTGGCATTGTTGCAACAGTGACCGTTGGTGGCATGACCGCTCTTCACATCTGCTCCATAGGGATATGGGAAATGCCAGTATGATGTCGGGAACATCATTGGCCATGTGATCGCAACATTCGGATATCCATATACAGCAGATGCCGCCGTCGAGCCTATAGGGATACTTATTGTTAAATAAAGAGGCAGGTGTCACTGGGGAAACAATAACAATTCATCCTACTCACCTGATGACAAACTCACCTTCCCTATCTCACTAAATAACCCCAACTTAACTATTCTCGGCAGATGGTTAAACGGCGAAGCGCAAATATACCCAGTAGCGAAAGGATTAATAGGGATAAACTGCCACCGCCGCTATAGCCTTGTTTATGTTCGATGGTTGCAATATGTTCTTCTTTCACACGGGTTTTAAAGCGGGCTAATTCGGCGTCTAAGTTAGTGATCATATCGTTTACCGCTAGCTCAAAGCCTTCGGCAGACTTTTCACGCAGTACACCCGTTACTCTTACTGCGGTAGAACTGTCGATAAGTTGGTTGATACCGGGCGCCCTGAACAGCATCTTTTGGCTACGCATATCAAATACCGCTGTATCGACAAAGGTTTGGATTGCGTTTTCATTACCGGGCACCATATACATGCCGACTATGGTCCAATAAAGTAATGAAGCCTTATTCTCGCTGCTTTGTAACAGTTGATCGTAAGACACCAGTGCCATCACATCGACATCATGTAAGCGGGCAACCTGCTGCAAGGTGCTAAAACCTTTGCCATTTTTAAGATAAGTACTGGGGATTAATTCGATACGGTCAATAAAGTCATATTTAACAAAGGATTGTTTAACCTTATCGAGCAAAGTGATTTGCGAGCTGCTATCGAGGGCTTCATATTGCCAATGAGTTGAAGGTAAAAAGGCGATGCCGACCGTGATGGGAAGACGCAAAACCGGAATACTGGGCTGCTGCGCCTCACGTTGTTTATCGTCGGGATAGAGATATTCGACTAGGCTGCTGGAAACCACGTTTTTTTCGGTGGTGTTACCGTTAAAAAACGCACTGCAACCGCCAAGCAACATGCTGATAGATGTCAGCGCGCCTAAAAGAATCATTAACTTTGTTTTCATCTGTTTCCCTACCGTATCCTTACTGCGCACAGCCCATTCAGCCGGTGCTTGATGACGCTACCTTAGCGAGTCATTGCTGTAAAAACAAGCCGTTAACCTCACATTACGGCCTTTAAAATAGCTTTTGTTTGGTTTTATTGGGAATAAAACGGAGCCTAGAAATAACAAAGCCGCATCGGAATGCGGCTTTAATAAGGTTGCAAATTAAAACACTTAAGCGTATTTACGCACTTTTTTAAGCGCGATTTGCTGCTTGAGTGTAGAAAGATGCTCGATAAACACTTTACCGTGTAAATGGTCGATTTCGTGTTGTAAAACAATGGCTAAAAAGTCATCGGTTTCAATTTCAATCGCTTTACCCTGTCTGTCTAAAGCAGTGACTTTGACCTTTTCAAAACGAGTGACTTTTGCGCGGTAACCCGGGATTGAAAGACAGCCTTCTTCACCCACGTATTCGCCTGATTTTTCAACAATTTCAGGATTAACCAGCACTAGAGGTTGATCGCGCGTTTCGGACAAATCGATCACAATCACCGCATCTGTACTGCCCACTTGGGTCGAAGCTAGACCAATACCATCGTCAGTGTGGTACATGGTTTCGATTAAGTCGTCGATAAATCCCTGAATCGCTTCTATATCTTTTACGGGTTGTGCTTTGCGCTTTAGACGCTCATCGGGAATTGTCAGAATATCGAGTACAGCCATGCCTGTTTTATCTCTTAGTGAGTCAAAAAATTTGGCGCTATTATGAACTATTCCTGTGTTTTCTCAATATTCAAAACTAAATAGTTTAATAAAAATCATTACAATCGGTTTTTTAGATTTAAAATCCCGCTATTTAAACAATCCACACTTTCACTAGCACAACATTTAACGTTACACTGCCTGACTCTTTTTAAGATTGATTGAGCATTGACATGCGGTTTGCAAAGGATAAATCCCCACTTTATCGTTATTTAGAGCAGGATTTGGTCATTTCGCCAGAGGATGCTCTGGATATGCCGCACACACAAGGCGCGGCATTATCGCCGATGGCGAAGATATGGCATATTGTCGCGATGATCCCACTCGGTAAAGTCAGCAGCTACGGTAAGGTTGCCGATTTTGCAGGTTTACCGGGTCGTGCCAGATATGTGTCTAAAGCGCTAAAATCAGCACCTGAACATTTGTCACTTCCCTGGCATAGGGTACTCAATAGTCAAGGGAAAATTTCCTTCGATAAGCATTCAGCCTCCTTTCAGGAACAGATGGAATTATTGCGCCTTGAGGGCGTAACAGTGAACTGTGGCAAGGTAGACTTGTCTGAATGTGAGTGGCAACCGGATATGGCAACCTTAGTGATGTCAATCCCTTTCTAGTTTAATATATTGATCTATAGACTGTTTACACTCAATACGACCTCAGCTATAAACACTTAAGGTTGATTGCTCAGCCTATAGGATAAGTGGTAAAAGCCGCTTTCTGTTTGCGATATAAAGGAGCATGACTTGCGCACAATTCCAACGTTATTAGTGAGTTTAACGGCGCTCACCCACAGCATATTTGCGATGGCGGCGCCAACGCCTTTAACGCCTCAAACTGCTGAATATCAAGTCAATTATGGTGATATTGAGCTAGGTAAAGCTAAGTATCACTTGCCCGCCGCCGAGGATGGTATCTATAAATATCGTTTCGATAGCGATCTTAGCCTGTTATTACTGACCGACGTGCGCCATGTACTGAGTGAATTTAGCCAAGAAGGTAATCAGTTGTTGCCGATGCGCTATTTGCATGACCGTCAAGGTGTCGGCCCGACTTTTACCGAGCAAACCGCCTTTGCTAAGGCACAGGGCTTTATCCATACCCGTTATAAAGATGAAAAAGGCAAATACCCCTTCGAGGGCGATATCTTCGATCCTTTGATGGTGCAATTACAGTTTCGACTCGATATCAGCACGGGTAAAGAAGTGCTTGATTATAAGATGATTAAATCAAATGAACTCGATGAATATAAGTTCCGTGTGATTGGTAAAGAACGAATGACTATCGAAAGCGGCAGTTACGACACAGTCAAAATCGAGGTGGTGCGGGACAATAATAAACGCCAAACCTTCTTTTGGATGGCGCCAGATCTGGCTTACTTACCCGTTCGTTTGACTCACTTTGAAAAGGGCAGCAAACAGCTTGATATCAAGCTGCTTAGTTATCATTTTGACAATGTGCCTGTTGAAGTTGCACCAGCAACTCTTGAAAGCGAAATACCCACTGAGCCAAAAGTACCAAAACTCTTAGGTACTGGAGCGAATTAACCTAACCCAGAATGCTGAACAGCCTCATCCTTCGTCACGATGAGTAATGAATTACGCTTACAAATTCAGCGTAATTTCAAAAGTAAGGCCAAACTGAAGCAACTCAGTTTGGCCTTTTGCAATCTTATTGAATCAACAGCTACAAATCGATAACTAGCTCGCCAAGGCGGAATAACTTCCAATTACCGGGTTGCATGACATGCCAGTTTTCATTTTCAGTCAGTGGCCGAGTGGCAATCACGGTTACAACGTCGTGCGGTGTGGTTTCTTTATCAAAATCAATAACCACATCGGTATCAATTAATTTTGCCTTACCAAAAGGTGCTCTGCGGGTGATATAGCAAAGATTATTACTGCAGTAGCTCATCAGATATTCGCCATCGCTTAGGATCATATTAAACACCCCAAGGGCGCGGATCTCTTCGGCAAGCGTTGCGACAAATTTAAATACTGCTTGCATATCGTCGGGGCGGCGATCGCCAAACTTGGCCGCGATCTGCTCTAAAATCCAGCAGAATGCCAGTTCGCTGTCGGTATCGCCAACGCTCTGATAGCGCGAAACTTGAAACTTAGCCAGATAATCACTCAATTGGCCATTGTGGGCATAGGTCCAATAGCGCCCCCATAACTCGCGAGTAAAAGGATGGGTATTTTCAAGCGAAACACAGCCGCGATTGGCCTGACGAATATGGCTTATCACCACCTCGCTTTTAATCGGATAAGATTTGATCAATTTAGCAATATGCGACTCGCTACTCGGGCAAGCATCCTTAAAGGTTCGACTGCCTTTGCCTTCGTAAAAGGTAATACCCCATCCGTCGACATGGGGACCCGTGACGCCACCACGCTGTGCTAACCCTGTAAAACTAAACACTATATCGGTTGGCACATTGGCGCTCATCGCCAGCAACTCACACATATTTCTCGCCTATGTTTATCCAAATATCCACGGTTTGGCATTGTAACTATTTGATGAAATTTGTGGAATGACTAAAGGTGACAAAAAATTTAAACAATTGTTTGAAAAATACTTGTATTAAAACGGCCTTAGGTTTAACTTTCTATGCGACACAGGTCTGACCACAAACTATAATTGTGATCGCAATCAACAAAACTCGTTATGACCTGTGATTGGCACTCGGTCATGATTAAGGAGAAATACAGTGACTACCCTACTTTGGCTCATCGCCATGATATTAGTGCTAGGAGCCCTAGCTTACCTTCGGGTATCTTTGCTCACTGCCACTATTGCACCCGCTGTTGTGATGACAGCCGGATGGACACTCGATGTTGTCGGCCCTATCTCTTGGATTATCTTCCTTGTGATCGCGCTGCCGCTCAATATTAGTGCTTTTAGACAAAATGTAATCAGTCGCCCTCTGATGAAGGTATACCGTGGCATCATGCCCGAAATGTCTTCTACCGAAAAAGAAGCGATTGAAGCAGGTACTACTTGGTGGGAAGCGGATCTGTTTGCGGGGAACCCAAACTGGAAAAAACTGCACAACTACCCAGTCGCTCGCTTAAGTGCCGATGAACAAGCCTTCTTAGATGGTCCCGTTGAAGAAGTGTGCCGCATGGTGAATCAACACCAAGTGTCACACCAACTGGCTGATTTGCCTGCTGAAGTTTGGCAATATTTGAAAGATCATGGCTTCTTCGCGATGATCATTAAGAAAAAGTACGGCGGTTTAGAGTATTCTGCCTACGCCCAGTCCCGCGTGCTGCAAAAGCTGGCGGGTTTAAGCAGTGAATTAGCCTCGACTGTTGGCGTTCCTAACTCTTTAGGCCCTGGTGAGCTGCTGCAACACTATGGTACACCAGAGCAACAAAATTATTATTTACCCCGTTTAGCCAAAGGTTTAGAAGTTCCCTGTTTCGCCCTCACCAGTCCTGAGGCCGGTAGCGATGCGGGTTCTATCCCTGACTTTGGTATCGTGTGTAAAGGCCAATGGGAAGGTGAAGAAGTTCTGGGGATGAAATTAACGTGGAACAAGCGTTACATCACCCTCGCCCCTGTTGCGACTGTATTGGGTCTGGCGTTTAAATTGCGCGACCCTGATCATTTATTAGGTGATAAAGAAGAGCTGGGGATTACCTGTGCGCTGATCCCAACGGATGTAGAAGGTGTTGAAACCGGTCGTCGCCACTTCCCGCTGAACTGTATGTTCCAAAACGGTCCAACCCGCGGTAAAGACGTATTCGTACCTTTAAGCTTTATCATCGGCGGCCCGAAAATGGCAGGCCAAGGCTGGCGCATGCTGGTTGAATGTTTGTCTGTAGGTCGTGGTATTACTCTGCCATCAAACTCTGCCGGTGGCGTGAAAACCGCAGCTTTGGCAACGGGTGCTTATGCGCGTATTCGTCGTCAATTCAAACTACCAATTGGTAAGTTAGAAGGGATTGAAGAGCCAATGGCACGCATCGGTGGTAACGCCTACCTAATGGATGCAGTGACCTCATTAACCACCACGGGTATCGACTTAGGAGAAAAACCTTCTGTCATCTCCGCTATCGTGAAATATCACCTGACCGATCGTATGCAGAAATGCGTTATCGACGCCATGGATATTCATGGTGGTAAAGGTGTGTGCTTAGGCCCTAACAACTACTTAGGTCGTGGCTACCAAGCGGCGCCAATTGCGATTACCGTTGAAGGCGCAAACATTCTGACTCGCTCGATGATTATCTATGGTCAAGGCGCTATCCGTTGTCATCCTTATGTGTTGCCCGAAATGGAGTCAGCATTTGATACGCAGTCTGGCCAAGGCTTAGCAAACTTCGATGCGGCCATCTTCGGCCACATTGGTTTTGCGACCAGTAACTTTGTGCGTAGCTTCTGGTTAGGTCTGACATCAAGCCGTTTCTCTAACGCGCCTTACTCAGATAAAACCAAGCGTTATTATCAACATATGAACCGTTTCAGTGCTAACCTTGCCTTGCTGTCAGACTTAGCGATGGCAACTTTAGGCGGTAACTTAAAACGTAAAGAGCGTATTTCAGCCCGTTTAGGCGATCTATTAAGCCAGTTATACCTCGCCTCTGCGACCTTAAAACGCTATCAAGATGAAGGCCGTCAAACCGACGATCTACCACTGGTACAATGGGCTGTTGAAGATGCTCTGTATAAGTTACAAGCTTCGTTAGACGATTTACTGGATAA comes from Shewanella oneidensis MR-1 and encodes:
- a CDS encoding MGMT family protein; this translates as MRFAKDKSPLYRYLEQDLVISPEDALDMPHTQGAALSPMAKIWHIVAMIPLGKVSSYGKVADFAGLPGRARYVSKALKSAPEHLSLPWHRVLNSQGKISFDKHSASFQEQMELLRLEGVTVNCGKVDLSECEWQPDMATLVMSIPF
- the fadE gene encoding acyl-CoA dehydrogenase FadE; its protein translation is MTTLLWLIAMILVLGALAYLRVSLLTATIAPAVVMTAGWTLDVVGPISWIIFLVIALPLNISAFRQNVISRPLMKVYRGIMPEMSSTEKEAIEAGTTWWEADLFAGNPNWKKLHNYPVARLSADEQAFLDGPVEEVCRMVNQHQVSHQLADLPAEVWQYLKDHGFFAMIIKKKYGGLEYSAYAQSRVLQKLAGLSSELASTVGVPNSLGPGELLQHYGTPEQQNYYLPRLAKGLEVPCFALTSPEAGSDAGSIPDFGIVCKGQWEGEEVLGMKLTWNKRYITLAPVATVLGLAFKLRDPDHLLGDKEELGITCALIPTDVEGVETGRRHFPLNCMFQNGPTRGKDVFVPLSFIIGGPKMAGQGWRMLVECLSVGRGITLPSNSAGGVKTAALATGAYARIRRQFKLPIGKLEGIEEPMARIGGNAYLMDAVTSLTTTGIDLGEKPSVISAIVKYHLTDRMQKCVIDAMDIHGGKGVCLGPNNYLGRGYQAAPIAITVEGANILTRSMIIYGQGAIRCHPYVLPEMESAFDTQSGQGLANFDAAIFGHIGFATSNFVRSFWLGLTSSRFSNAPYSDKTKRYYQHMNRFSANLALLSDLAMATLGGNLKRKERISARLGDLLSQLYLASATLKRYQDEGRQTDDLPLVQWAVEDALYKLQASLDDLLDNFPMGLGGVLRTIMFPFGRPLKRPSDVLDHKVAKIMQTPCESRDRLGKGQFWTNSEHNAVGIQEQTLKDILAAEPLFDKVCKASGKRLPFMWLDKVAAEGKALGVLSDSEVQLLERAEIGRMKSINVDDFDPAELRPEVVSTTSQERAA
- the rhlP gene encoding rhombotarget lipoprotein (RhlP (RHombo-target LipoProtein) is a family of predicted lipoproteins that, in general, co-occurs with a form of rhombosortase, and that has an apparent cleavage site for that enzyme, a GlyGly motif, near the C-terminus.), with product MKTKLMILLGALTSISMLLGGCSAFFNGNTTEKNVVSSSLVEYLYPDDKQREAQQPSIPVLRLPITVGIAFLPSTHWQYEALDSSSQITLLDKVKQSFVKYDFIDRIELIPSTYLKNGKGFSTLQQVARLHDVDVMALVSYDQLLQSSENKASLLYWTIVGMYMVPGNENAIQTFVDTAVFDMRSQKMLFRAPGINQLIDSSTAVRVTGVLREKSAEGFELAVNDMITNLDAELARFKTRVKEEHIATIEHKQGYSGGGSLSLLILSLLGIFALRRLTICRE
- the def gene encoding peptide deformylase, yielding MAVLDILTIPDERLKRKAQPVKDIEAIQGFIDDLIETMYHTDDGIGLASTQVGSTDAVIVIDLSETRDQPLVLVNPEIVEKSGEYVGEEGCLSIPGYRAKVTRFEKVKVTALDRQGKAIEIETDDFLAIVLQHEIDHLHGKVFIEHLSTLKQQIALKKVRKYA
- a CDS encoding DUF3108 domain-containing protein — encoded protein: MRTIPTLLVSLTALTHSIFAMAAPTPLTPQTAEYQVNYGDIELGKAKYHLPAAEDGIYKYRFDSDLSLLLLTDVRHVLSEFSQEGNQLLPMRYLHDRQGVGPTFTEQTAFAKAQGFIHTRYKDEKGKYPFEGDIFDPLMVQLQFRLDISTGKEVLDYKMIKSNELDEYKFRVIGKERMTIESGSYDTVKIEVVRDNNKRQTFFWMAPDLAYLPVRLTHFEKGSKQLDIKLLSYHFDNVPVEVAPATLESEIPTEPKVPKLLGTGAN
- a CDS encoding tyrosine-type recombinase/integrase, with the protein product MSSLLQQFHDEISLRGYSARTRNAYLYAITQLQHYANQPLDNITDEQLTAYFRYLNLERHHSRATLKLQLNGIHFFYEHVLKRDFTIQLSLPKRPHKLPQLLSCQDIAALLYHCQNLKQRAMLALCYGCGLRVSELTHIKVADIDGQRQLLKVCQGKGACDRWVILSPTLLILLRQYWQAYHPVEWLFASTYHDVVYPLHESTFRKALAKAARLASITKPCSPHSLRHAYATHQLQAGMPLHQLQAQLGHHSIKSTERYLHWSPELGHQGCDLLASLGGNAWQPPTI
- a CDS encoding class II glutamine amidotransferase, with protein sequence MCELLAMSANVPTDIVFSFTGLAQRGGVTGPHVDGWGITFYEGKGSRTFKDACPSSESHIAKLIKSYPIKSEVVISHIRQANRGCVSLENTHPFTRELWGRYWTYAHNGQLSDYLAKFQVSRYQSVGDTDSELAFCWILEQIAAKFGDRRPDDMQAVFKFVATLAEEIRALGVFNMILSDGEYLMSYCSNNLCYITRRAPFGKAKLIDTDVVIDFDKETTPHDVVTVIATRPLTENENWHVMQPGNWKLFRLGELVIDL